The genomic window TCACTTTaaacctaattttaaaaaaattaaaatggttaaagataaaaaaaattaatttaatttaaaatgtcaaaatttatgGGCAAGTACGTACCGATACAAATTGATATTGATCGGAACATATCAAAATAGCCGAAACGTACCAAAATTTTGACCGAAACAAGACAAAACATATACTACTTGATACTGAAATAAGACTGAAACAATATGTACGGATGGATACCATTTGAAAACAACACATCACCAATTTACTAATCTTATATAGATAGGGCTCAAGCCGTTCATTACAGTAGTTGAACTATATGTCTTCATCTTTGATATTTAGGGATATGCCAAGGTATGATAGTGTTGATAGGATTATATATTATTGGGCATATGTGATGAATTCCATAAACatgaaacatttatttatttttaaaatacaatttaagtagttatatcattttttttaatttcatttgtgggttaaaagttttaattgcagtcctataaaaaaaatcttataattttgttgcacaaataaatttaattaacttcTTAAAAGAACCACTAGTATAGAGGGATCTAAAACCAAATTGACACAAACCTAAATGTTGTGTAAAAAGATTGAGATTTATTAAACAATGAATAAGATCATAGATACTGGAGAAAAGTTGGTAAATTAAAAAGGGGAAGCAGAAAGTGTAGAGGTGATGGAAGCAAAACATGTGGCTAGAGGAGGGCGAAAGCAAGGAAGGAGCAAATGCTTCATTAGAGACAGAAAGAGAAAAACGTCGGTTACTATTAGGTGAAAGATCAGGTTAATAGGTATGGCCTATGGAGTTCTAATGTAACTTTCACCGTGCCTTGCCTTTTACTTTTTAACCCTACTTCTCTCTATATAATCCCTTTTAACTTTCCCAAGTGTTTCATCTTCTCCTACaaccttttttatttatcattattgttattatttgttttgtttgtCTCTTTGGTTTCTGTAGTAAGGTAGCAGCATGCAGTCATGGGCTTTTCCCCCTTTTCTGTTCTTCTTCCTTCTCCTCTATTAATTCCCGCAGCTCACTATAATTCTACTCAAATCCATTCTCCTGCTATTATCACTTTGTATTATTAATAGACTCAACCTAGCTAATACGTTATATTGATatagtttcttttaattttcatctCTTCTTTGGGGCGCTTGATTTGCTTGCTTAATTGCACTAGTTAACGCCTTTGAATAAGATCAATCAATGTTTTGCACCTGCATTTGGTTttggattatctcgttatttccCATTAATCTAGAGAAATGTCGAAAGGTGTCACCAATCCCAGTTTCTATGAATTCTCAGAGCAACAGTTTATCTCCAGCTTTAATCTTGCCCGGGCCCATGCTGAGGCCGAGGCTGAAGCTCAAGCTCAAGCTCAGGCACAGGCTCAGGCTCAAGCTCTGTCTCGATACAACAATGCCCTTGATGAAGCCATCTATGGGTCTGATGAATTCCGCATGTACGCTTACAAGATCAAACGCTGCACCAGGATGCGTAGCCACGATTGGACGGAGTGCCCCTACGCCCACCGTGGTGAGAAGGCTCAACGCCGGGACCCTCGCAAGATCCCCTACACCGCCATTGCCTGCCCTGCCTTCCGCAACGGGAAATGCCAAAAAGGCGACGCCTGCGAGTTCGCTCACGGCGTATTCGAGTACTGGCTGCACCCCGTCAAGTACCGCACGCGTGCATGCAATGCTGGCATGTTCTGCCAACGTAAGGTTTGTTTCTTTGCCCACACACCAGACCAGCTGAGGTCCGACTCCAAATTCAGCGGCCCTTTTGCACACAAGGGGAGGATGGTGATGAAAAGGGGAGGAGATCATcagctgatgatgatgatggggtCTCCATCAGGTGGTGTAGAAGGTTCCACGTCAATGCAGGCACAGTATGTGGAgccatcaccaccaccaccacatcAACTGGAAGGGGTTTCGACTTTGCTCAAGAGTTTGAGGGCATTGAAGATGAGGGAAGATGAGGAAAGGGAGctgaataataagaaaaataagaacaagaGTATTAAGTAGGAGGATGAGGATGGGGACGGGGACGGGGTTGAGATGACGGATATGGATTTGCCACATCTTGACTGGATTACAGAGTTAGTGAAATAAATAGCATGCAGTGTAAGACTGAAAATAGTAAGAATCGAGAGTAAATCAAGGGTGggtttaattaatgtaatgtgccgttttatgtaaagattgTTTAATGTTGATGTAATGTTTGTGCTTGAGTTTCCTATGTTCAAATGATTTTCACTTCTCTTTAATTTGTTTAATCACTTTTACTCGAACTTTATATCCATGTATATAAAAACATGCATATCAATCCCTTTTTAACCCATCACatataaataatactaaaaattctatttaaaagatacgatattaaaatgaaaaaattaggttaaattatgaataaaacaaaatttaaagaggTAAGTAGATTAAATGCATTATAATTATTGGTTATGGTGTTATCATCAATCTTGGGTTGATGTCCAGTTAATTTGTGCAAACATATCAATCAATAACATatcaatatatacaattgatgaaagtaaaaaaatatacataatattttaagataaatttttgGTGGAAATGGTAATGTTCAAATTTTACAATGCAATGGTTAGGAGTTTAAATTGCAGATTTTTATTGgcttttcgaaaaaaaaaataaaggttaaagtacacttgaataatataatttattttaattatggaatGATATTTTCTTACTTTCCTTAATTGAATTGGTGTCACTGAGTTAGATTGGTAGTATAAATAAAGATTTTGGGGGTGGAAATCACAAGTGTCTTCATCTATTTTATTGTCTAAGTCTAATTTTATTTTGACCGAATGTCAActccaaaatttgaatttgatgatataattattattattttaaatactagtTTTTTTATGTAGtaattatattaagttaaagatgttatttaattttaaaaaataaaatatgaataatttagACTAACTCGATTACAATCCCTGTATATATAATGAACGCTTCATTGGAATTGGAAGTTATTCGTTTAAGCATTTTGaatgttaaataaattaatttatgaagTCTTTTGAGGTGATATTTCCTTTAAGAATTTAATCAACTAATGTTTTAAGTGTGGAACCAACGTATTCGATTTAAGGCCTATCTTTCAGGGTTATAATCTGATCGCATATATATCTTTTTCTCTCAATTAAATTTGTATACGTTGCTGAGGATGCCACACTTACAGTGCCAAAAATTGTTCTTTCACATAATACATTATAATTCGAGGCCCATCCTATTTTATCCCTccttttaatgaaaattttataacaaatCGTTTCTAAAGTATTTAGATCAAATTCAAATCTTGAAGTGGAAGGAAGATTTTATTTGAACATCACCCCCATTCCAAACAGGATTACACTTAGGCCCCGTTCTCCTCTACTTTTTAAACAGACTTTTGCAACAAAAAGttcttttctcttaaaagtaACGAAGAACGACCATGTTTCAGACTTTTTTCCACCATCTAAGAAGTGCTTTTTGCCTGATGGAGAagttaaaaatttcaacttttcttCAGCCAAAAGTCCGTTTGGCTGATAATTTCTCATTTTAACCTCTCTTCTCCCCCCaaaaaagtttcttttc from Gossypium hirsutum isolate 1008001.06 chromosome D12, Gossypium_hirsutum_v2.1, whole genome shotgun sequence includes these protein-coding regions:
- the LOC107955102 gene encoding zinc finger CCCH domain-containing protein 2, which produces MDSDLVRSIHTSYARRMIYYCYTKLMLKIKLFKLLERLICFDEYEAYRKNQRRRCLRFHRETVVDKYDYGSKSIISNKEQQFISSFNLARAHAEAEAEAQAQAQAQAQAQALSRYNNALDEAIYGSDEFRMYAYKIKRCTRMRSHDWTECPYAHRGEKAQRRDPRKIPYTAIACPAFRNGKCQKGDACEFAHGVFEYWLHPVKYRTRACNAGMFCQRKVCFFAHTPDQLRSDSKFSGPFAHKGRMVMKRGGDHQLMMMMGSPSGGVEGSTSMQAQYVEPSPPPPHQLEGVSTLLKSLRALKMREDEERELNNKKNKNKSIK